The nucleotide window GATGCGCTGTAATTGCTAATCGTACTAGTCCCCGCCGATGAACATGTGGCCGCTGTCAAGGACAAAGTCGGAACCACCGGAATAATACATAAATTAGCAATTGTAGAAATTACGCTTCCGCAAATGAAATTACTTTGGGTAACAACATCTCTATATTTATAACCATTCATTCCTGCTGTTGCACCGGTAATATTTAGAGTTGCTGTCGTTGTCGTAGTGTAAACACCTGTATTGGTTAAATTCGTCCAAGTAGCACCATTGTTAGTACTTACTTGCCATTGGTGTTGTGTAGTTCCTGATCCTGGAGTTGTAACTGTTGTTGTAAATGCTGCATTCCCTCCAATGCTAGTAGATTGATCAGTTGGAGTTGAAGAATTTAATGTACTGGCAGAACCAGCATTTATGGCATTTGCATAAGTTCCCGCATAGGCTGCAGTAGTTACTTGACCATTCCCATTTACCGTTGGTGTCCCAATTCCATAAACTCCTCCATCTCCACCATCGGCTGTAGTTAAATTATAATATTCATTAGCATCAGAACAATTATCATTATCAGAATCCAAATCGATTTGATTTGGTATTCCGTCACCATCGTTATCACAAGAATATTCTGAGCGTAGCGATATAACTTGTTTCCTGCTAACAGTACTTGTATGTGTACCGGTTATTCCAAACACAAATTGACCCGTTGTATAACTGCCAAACAATGCCTGATAAGCATAAGTTAAATCAGTTTCGACTACATTTGGAGCAGGTATCACATTAGGTCTAAAAGAATTATAACCTGACGGACCTCCAGAGATGAATCCATTATTATTAAGATTGGAACCAACAATTAATGCTTCTGCATTTAAAGAAGATGAATATCCCCCAACATCTCCATAATTATTAGTTCCACCATTACCGTCTAAATCTGCAATCGTAATCCATAACTTACTAATTGAAACAGGTGTTCCTGTCGGATTTCCGGCAGTAGCAGAACCAGATTGAACAATGCTGAGAGAATAGGTAACATACGGATTTTCATTTGGAATCGCACCTGATAATTGCAAAGTTCCCAAAGGAGAAGCTGTGGTTATGTCTAACTGACCAGAAGGAACTTGTTTGTTGATTATTTTTATGACGGCATCATAATTTACTCCTAAATAATTTATAGCATTTGTTTTTAATAAATAATCGTTGGCATTAATATTGGATGCCGTTCCCGTACCTGTTAAAAAAGTTAAACCATCGAGAGAAACATTTGTGGTTGATTGTGAACATTCGTCTGTATCTAAAATACCGTCATTATCGTCATCCAAATCAACTGAATCAGAAATACCATCATTGTCATTGTCTGAAGCTGGCATTGTAATAATTATATTCTTAGTAGCTTGACATCCGTTGGTATTTGTATAAGTAATTGTTGCCGTACCAGGAGAAACCCCTGTAACCACTCCTGTACTTGTCACTGTTGCAATTCCTATGTTATTAGAAACCCAAGGATTACTAGCCGCTGCAGTTGCACTACCCACGAAAGTAGTAGAGGCTCCTTGCGCAATTGTAATTGCTCCGGTAATGGTAGGTGATGCGTATACCGTTACGGTTTTGTTAGCCGTATTAACACAACCTCCAACAGTTACTGAATAAGTAATTACCGATGTTCCTACTGAGACAGCAGTCACTAATCCTGTTAAGGCGTCAACTTTAGCAACAGCAGGAGTGGCACTAGACCAAGTACCCCCTGAAGTAGTACTTGTCCAAGTTGCTGAATTTCCAATACCACATATTGGACTAGTCCCTGATATTGTTTGAGCAGTAGGACTATTCACCGTTACGGTTGCGACATTACTCGTTGTTGTACCTGAGCCATTTGAAACTAGCACACGATAGTATGTTGTTGAATTAAGAGTCGCCGTTGTGTAATTTGCTGATGTTGCGCCTGAACCACCAACAACATTAGCATAAGTTCCTCCAAAAGATGAAGCCGACTGCCATTGGTAACTCGATGCACCCGAAACACTAACACTTAATGTAGTTGCTGAACCACTACAAATGGAAGCACTTGCAGGTTGGGTCGATATAACCGGTGGACTTGAATTTGAATAAACAGTTATTGAAATTGGATAAGTACTTGAACAGGCACCTCCTCCTATAATTGTCAAAATCGCTGAGTAACTGCCTACAGCGGCGGCAGCGGGTACAGTTACATTAATAGGGCTCGAGGACAATGCTGCACTACTAACATCTACAAATCCTTGGTTTTTGGCTGCTATCGAGAAAGCGATGCTATAATTTGTTGGTGAATTTACCGGAGAAGTATAAGCAAATGCCGCTGTTGTTACACTTTGCAAAACAGGAACATTGGTACTTGTTAAAGTAATCCCAGGAGAAGGTAATTGAGTATCAAAATTAATTGCTACAGTAGATGTTATCGAACAGCTTGTGTTCAATATTTTATATGCTTTTACATATACATTTGTCAAATTAGCAGTCAACGCATTTGTAGACAAAGTTATTGAACTTCCTGTACCTACTGCAGAAGGCCCAACACTAGTCCCCGCTCCATTAACCAATTCATAAATCACACCCGATTCAGATGAATCTAAGGTAATAGATCCAGCCGATCCATAACAATAATTTTTACTACCGCCTAAATAATTTTGGAGAGTTGGACTTTTACATTGCACTACTTTTGAAGTTGATGCATTACCTTCACAAAGTCCAGACGTAGTTGCTGTCACATATACAGTAGCGTTAAGATATAAATCATTAACAGAAATACCACTAATAGTCCAGGTATTTGAAGCGCTCACTGTTGTAAAATAAGAACTTAAATATCCATCGATATAAAGTTGAACAAAATCTCCATTTGTACCCGTTCCTGAAATAGAAGTGTCCCCTTCGGTTATGGATGTAGAAATCACCACTGCATTGGTTGTCTGATTTCCAATGGTAGTCGTGGCTGAGTTGGAGGTAACACCCCCATTTAAAGTAATTTTGGCATATATTTGATTTCCTGAAACCAGGCTCAATCCAGAGACAGTCCAACTACCATTTGACGAAATAGATACCGGCGAACCAACAGCCACATCGGGAGTTCCAATTTTATACAACTGGATTGTACCAGATGTTGTGGCAACACTTCCCGAAACCGTAGTCACAGAACCACAATAAGTCCCAGAAATAGTAGGAATTGGCGCAGCAATAACAGTAATTGAACTACTTGCTGTTTTTGTACACTTTCCCGTTTCAGTTGCAATTACATAAACAGACTGACCCGCAGTAACTACTTTGGAAGTAAATGTCCAAGCTCCACCTGCACTTGCGGTAACTGTTCCACTAGAAACACCAGCAATAAACAATTCCAAAGAAGCAGAGTTACCTGAAGTTCCTGATATTGAAGTTGTACCTGCAAAAATTGTACCTGTAATTACAGGAGTAGTTGCGGCACCCGAACATCCTGTTCCATTGTCATAATCGACTTTTGTACCTTCACATCCGCCCACGACTTGTGAAAATTGATAATAACCAGTAGGCATATTAGCTGCTCCACTACTACAATTTGAAAAACTTCCATTTGGTTTATAAGACCAAGATGTTCCCGATATCTGAAGAACACTAGTTGTAACTGCTGTTGAAAGAATTAAGATTCCATCTTTATAAACATTTAATGTGGCTCCAGAAGTTAAACCACCACCACAAACTCCCTTCGAATTACCAGAAACGCCTGTTAATGCTGTTGTGTTACAAGAAGCACCAACTGTTTTCGAGCTGCAATTATCAATAGATTCTCCTTTTCCACTTGCCTTTGCGGTTGCTCTTATAATTTGTCCAGCTGCCAATGTCACCGCTGGAGATAAGGCGGCTACATTAATTGTCCAGTTAATTCCCGATGTAGTAGTGGTTCCACTTCCTAAAAAAGTAGTTCCGTCACTTGCATAAACAGAAACGTTTATAAGTGTACCCGAAGCTTCATTTGAAGTCCCACTAATTGCTGTCGAAGATGCAGTATATGACCCCGTAATAGTTGGACAAGTCGTACGATCCAGACATACCTGCCCAGGAGGACATGGTGTATAATTATCAATAATAGTACCTAAACAATTTTCAAGAGAACCGCAAGAGGAGTCCACACCCGCAATATCCGAAGCTGAAGCAGGACTACACACAGTCGATTTTTGGGCTCCCATATTGTCAACCATAGCCATTCGGACAGCTGTAGAAGAATTGATTGTAACAGGATTTGTTGGGCGACTTGCAAACGTAGTAGTCAAATCGTCCATATTTACAAAAAAATCATAAAAATAATCCGGATCGCCACAACTCGTTGTCAATGCAACTGATTTTTGATAATTCCTATTTGTAACAGTATCTGGATAAGATATTACAGGAGTACAATTACTATTGTTAACGTCGTAAACAAAAACTCCAAAATTAGTAGCTAAAACAATTTCAATTTCAAATCCAGGATTGGAACTCGAATATTGAGGATCGGCATTAGGGCCTGTAGAGCCAAACTTACCATCTGTATCGATAAGAATACTATAACTTTTAGAATTTGGCGATGATTTCCCCATTCGCATTCTGAATAGCCAATTCTTAGTTGCAGAGTCATAGTACGATTGAACAGGATCCTCATCTCCTTGATCTACAAAATCCGTAAAACTACAACTCGGCCCGGCGCTAAGATCACTATTAGGCTCTACCATAGGAAAAACTAATGACGAAT belongs to Flavobacterium aquiphilum and includes:
- a CDS encoding Ig-like domain-containing protein, with the protein product MNTKFITTKNIALITLFLVLSFTKVIGQTPGVIFQPAIGNGKTVLDPNGDGYVSATTAGFTTDDQVQSEIPYSSLVFPMVEPNSDLSAGPSCSFTDFVDQGDEDPVQSYYDSATKNWLFRMRMGKSSPNSKSYSILIDTDGKFGSTGPNADPQYSSSNPGFEIEIVLATNFGVFVYDVNNSNCTPVISYPDTVTNRNYQKSVALTTSCGDPDYFYDFFVNMDDLTTTFASRPTNPVTINSSTAVRMAMVDNMGAQKSTVCSPASASDIAGVDSSCGSLENCLGTIIDNYTPCPPGQVCLDRTTCPTITGSYTASSTAISGTSNEASGTLINVSVYASDGTTFLGSGTTTTSGINWTINVAALSPAVTLAAGQIIRATAKASGKGESIDNCSSKTVGASCNTTALTGVSGNSKGVCGGGLTSGATLNVYKDGILILSTAVTTSVLQISGTSWSYKPNGSFSNCSSGAANMPTGYYQFSQVVGGCEGTKVDYDNGTGCSGAATTPVITGTIFAGTTSISGTSGNSASLELFIAGVSSGTVTASAGGAWTFTSKVVTAGQSVYVIATETGKCTKTASSSITVIAAPIPTISGTYCGSVTTVSGSVATTSGTIQLYKIGTPDVAVGSPVSISSNGSWTVSGLSLVSGNQIYAKITLNGGVTSNSATTTIGNQTTNAVVISTSITEGDTSISGTGTNGDFVQLYIDGYLSSYFTTVSASNTWTISGISVNDLYLNATVYVTATTSGLCEGNASTSKVVQCKSPTLQNYLGGSKNYCYGSAGSITLDSSESGVIYELVNGAGTSVGPSAVGTGSSITLSTNALTANLTNVYVKAYKILNTSCSITSTVAINFDTQLPSPGITLTSTNVPVLQSVTTAAFAYTSPVNSPTNYSIAFSIAAKNQGFVDVSSAALSSSPINVTVPAAAAVGSYSAILTIIGGGACSSTYPISITVYSNSSPPVISTQPASASICSGSATTLSVSVSGASSYQWQSASSFGGTYANVVGGSGATSANYTTATLNSTTYYRVLVSNGSGTTTSNVATVTVNSPTAQTISGTSPICGIGNSATWTSTTSGGTWSSATPAVAKVDALTGLVTAVSVGTSVITYSVTVGGCVNTANKTVTVYASPTITGAITIAQGASTTFVGSATAAASNPWVSNNIGIATVTSTGVVTGVSPGTATITYTNTNGCQATKNIIITMPASDNDNDGISDSVDLDDDNDGILDTDECSQSTTNVSLDGLTFLTGTGTASNINANDYLLKTNAINYLGVNYDAVIKIINKQVPSGQLDITTASPLGTLQLSGAIPNENPYVTYSLSIVQSGSATAGNPTGTPVSISKLWITIADLDGNGGTNNYGDVGGYSSSLNAEALIVGSNLNNNGFISGGPSGYNSFRPNVIPAPNVVETDLTYAYQALFGSYTTGQFVFGITGTHTSTVSRKQVISLRSEYSCDNDGDGIPNQIDLDSDNDNCSDANEYYNLTTADGGDGGVYGIGTPTVNGNGQVTTAAYAGTYANAINAGSASTLNSSTPTDQSTSIGGNAAFTTTVTTPGSGTTQHQWQVSTNNGATWTNLTNTGVYTTTTTATLNITGATAGMNGYKYRDVVTQSNFICGSVISTIANLCIIPVVPTLSLTAATCSSAGTSTISNYSASNTYTFNPATAGITVDSSGLISGMTLGTSYTVTSGNGTCTSAASASFSNAAMLATPSAPIASAQTFCSVEGKKVSDLLATGTSIKWYDAATAGTLYAGTETLVSGTYYASQTVNGCESSRTSVSVTVTPTPSAPTASAQTFCSVEGKKVSDLLATGTSIKWYDAATAGTLYAGTETLVSGTYYASQTVNGCESSRTSVSVTVTPTPSAPTASAQTFCSVEGKKVSDLLATGTSIKWYDAATAGTLYAGTETLATGTYYASQTVNGCESSRTSVSVTVTPTPSAPTASAQTFCSVEGKKVSDLLATGTSIKWYDAATAGTLYAGTETLVSGTYYASQTVNGCESSRTSVSVTVTPTPSAPIASAQTFCSVEGKKVSDLLATGTSIKWYDAATAGTLYAGTETLATGTYYASQTVNGCESSRTSVSVTVTPTPSAPTASAQTFCSVEGKKVSDLLATGTSIKWYDAATAGTLYAGTETLATGTYYASQTVNGCESTRTSVSVTVTPTPSAPIASAQTFCSVEGKKVSDLLATGTSIKWYDAATAGTLYAGTETLATGTYYASQTVNGCESSRTSVSVTVTPTPSAPTASAQTFCSVEGKKVSDLLATGTSIKWYDAATCTVHYMQEQKRWQQGCIMRAKR